One Asterias rubens chromosome 1, eAstRub1.3, whole genome shotgun sequence genomic region harbors:
- the LOC117293725 gene encoding E3 ubiquitin-protein ligase TRIM33-like, with protein sequence MDIASTSSASTECLEVVQVKKEFKDTEAKDVPLPEDMDDLTDITCPLCQDYFHEPKILDCLHTVCRPCLEKGVSKKEDGFKAVLCPVCDVETRALNGLTGLMNNNTLRGLVEEAVLKDKISGDVSKIRCQGCVEDNTAVSRCMDCDNFLCLECQNAHQRLIALKNNNIVPMADLKSGKITFKSKLRDQNPKCSKHSDQNCCFFCITCEMLICTTCTVLDHCKPDHIYTDITGAIDCCRSEVGSLMTQAERSRESFQDAETLTKHAQSRLEQLNSNAQRKISAKADQEVAKIRNKESQLREALQLVHHQRVIALGKVRINNSKKVKMAKQNLKKIGKIMSRASHSEILSLKSKIKHHLKDLNSTRRDSVPYGLSYVNFKESKSNESLGKFQMTEKWDLKSKVCEENENTNQFDDLIHVAAFPSGNLLIFNRRRNQLMVYSPAGEQMKILPDEVGPLNISTAIAVVSEDRIVVTSNGAEKRSVKMFGPENIVLFDVTPWADSGKLACLTVVEGIQGQEIAVPFKIAVGDRGKGRIGLLDDAGSLLKTIPADHIGQYLTFNRATQHLIYTNYEMGRLVAVDLDSNIVFSVETSDMSGNQVFPTGVCCDDQGEIYVAAQKSKCKRGKDEIYHYTPGGIFANTEVKELFDAHGITFNIDDSLVVADCRSLKIFHHKEN encoded by the exons ATGGATATTGCCAGTACAAGCTCCGCATCAACTG AATGTCTTGAGGTTGTCCAAGTCAAGAAAGAGTTTAAAGACACAGAAGCAAAGGATGTTCCACTACCAGAGGATATGGATGATTTGACTGATATCACATGCCCTCTTTGTCAAGATTACTTCCATGAGCCGAAGATACTGGACTGTCTTCACACTGTTTGCAGACCGTGTCTGGAAAAAGGCGTGTCAAAAAAAGAGGATGGTTTCAAAGCAGTCCTCTGTCCCGTTTGTGATGTCGAAACGAGAGCTCTGAATGGCTTGACAGGGCTGATGAACAACAACACCTTAAGAGGCCTGGTGGAGGAGGCAGTCCTCAAGGATAAGATCTCTGGCGACGTGTCTAAGATTAGATGTCAAGGATGCGTAGAGGATAACACCGCCGTCTCAAGATGCATGGACTGTGATAACTTTCTGTGCCTTGAGTGTCAGAATGCTCACCAGCGTTTGATAGCCCTGAAGAACAATAATATCGTACCCATGGCAGACCTGAAGTCCGGCAAGATCACCTTCAAGAGCAAGCTGAGAGATCAAAATCCAAAGTGTAGCAAGCACAGCGATCAGAACTGCTGCTTCTTCTGTATCACCTGTGAGATGCTGATATGCACGACGTGCACTGTGCTTGACCACTGCAAGCCGGACCACATCTACACTGACATTACGGGTGCTATAGACTGTTGCAGATCAGAAGTTGGGAGTTTAATGACCCAAGCAGAAAGATCCAGAGAGTCTTTCCAAGATGCCGAGACTCTGACCAAACACGCACAGAGCAGGCTGGAGCAGCTGAACAGTAACGCCCAGAGGAAAATCTCGGCCAAAGCTGATCAGGAAGTCGCCAAAATCAGAAACAAGGAAAGCCAGCTGAGAGAGGCGCTTCAGTTAGTTCACCACCAAAGAGTCATAGCACTGGGAAAGGTAAGAATCAACAACAGCAAAAAGGTCAAGATGGCAAAACAAAACCTTAAAAAGATTGGCAAAATTATGTCACGGGCAAGCCACTCTGAGATTTTGAGCCTTAAATCCAAAATTAAGCATCATTTGAAAGATTTGAACAGCACAAGACGTGACTCTGTGCCATATGGCTTATCATATGTCAACTTCAAAGAAAGCAAGTCTAACGAAAGCCTGGGAAAGTTTCAGATGACTGAGAAATGGGACTTGAAATCAAAGGTTTGTGAAGAGAATGAAAACACCAACCAGTTTGATGATTTGATCCATGTCGCGGCTTTTCCAAGTGGAAACCTCCTGATCTTTAACAGACGTCGTAACCAATTAATGGTTTACAGTCCTGCTGGTGAGCAAATGAAGATCCTACCAGATGAAGTAGGCCCCCTAAACATCTCCACTGCGATCGCCGTTGTTTCAGAAGACAGAATTGTTGTCACTTCTAACGGCGCAGAGAAGAGAAGTGTCAAGATGTTCGGTCCAGAAAACATCGTCCTCTTTGATGTTACACCATGGGCGGATTCGGGAAAACTTGCCTGCCTCACTGTGGTTGAAGGGATTCAAGGGCAAGAGATTGCAGTTCCCTTCAAGATTGCAGTAGGCGACAGAGGAAAAGGTCGAATTGGCCTTCTAGATGATGCTGGGTCTCTGCTAAAGACCATACCGGCCGACCACATCGGCCAGTATCTGACCTTCAACAGGGCCACTCAACACCTGATCTACACCAACTATGAAATGGGGAGACTGGTCGCCGTTGACCTCGACAGCAACATAGTCTTCTCTGTTGAAACGTCAGACATGAGCGGAAACCAGGTCTTCCCAACGGGGGTCTGCTGTGACGACCAGGGGGAGATCTATGTGGCAGCTCAGAAAAGTAAGTGTAAAAGAGGCAAGGATGAGATCTACCATTACACCCCCGGGGGTATTTTTGCCAATACGGAGGTCAAGGAACTGTTTGACGCTCATGGAATCACCTTTAACATTGACGATTCTCTTGTGGTAGCTGATTGCCGCTCTTTGAAAATCTTCCATCACAAAGAAAATTGA